The following are from one region of the Zonotrichia leucophrys gambelii isolate GWCS_2022_RI chromosome 1A, RI_Zleu_2.0, whole genome shotgun sequence genome:
- the GDI2 gene encoding rab GDP dissociation inhibitor beta: MNEEYDVIVLGTGLTECILSGIMSVNGKKVLHMDRNSYYGGESASITPLEDLYKRFNLPGTPPESMGRGRDWNVDLIPKFLMANGQLVKMLLYTEVTRYLDFKVIEGSFVYKGGKIYKVPSTEAEALASSLMGLFEKRRFRKFLVYVANFDENDPRTFEGVDPKKTTMRDVYKKFDLGQDVIDFTGHALALYRTDDYLDQPCQETINRIKLYSESLARYGKSPYLYPLYGLGELPQGFARLSAIYGGTYMLNKPIEEIVIENGKVVGVKSEGEVARCKQLICDPSYVSDRVTKVGQVIRVICILSHPIKNTNDANSCQIIIPQNQVNRKSDIYVCMISSAHNVAAQGSTSHPAPLGPRDPEKPTQPNPTKPNPTKPNPTKPNQTNQGCFPLSRFVSISDLFAPTDPGTESQIFISRTYDATTHFETTCDDIKDIYKRMMGSEFDFEEMKRKKNDIYGEEEQQ, encoded by the exons GAATGCATCCTCTCCGGGATTATGTCAGTGAATGGAAAGAAAGTCCTTCACATGGATCGGAACTCGTACTATGGAGGGGAAAGTGCTTCCATTACACCCCTGGAAGAT CTCTACAAAAGGTTTAATCTCCCGGGAACTCCACCAGAATCTATGGGGCGGGGAAGAGACTGGAACGTGGACCTCATTCCTAAATTCCTTATGGCTAATG GTCAGTTGGTAAAGATGCTGCTCTACACAGAAGTCACTCGTTACTTGGACTTCAAGGTGATCGAGGGCAGCTTTGTCTACAAGGGAGGAAAGATCTACAAAGTTCCTTCCACTGAGGCAGAAGCTTTGGCCTCCA GTTTGATGGGTCTGTTTGAGAAGCGCCGCTTCAGGAAGTTCCTGGTGTACGTGGCCAACTTTGACGAGAACGACCCGCGGACCTTCGAGGGCGTGGACCCCAAGAAAACCACCATGAGGGATGTGTACAAGAAGTTTGACCTGGGCCAGGATGTCATTGACTTCACAGGCCATGCCCTCGCTCTCTACAGGACTGATGA CTATCTAGATCAACCCTGCCAAGAAACAATCAACAGGATCAAGCTGTACAGCGAGTCCCTGGCTCGGTACGGGAAGAGCCCCTACCTGTACCCCCTGTATGGCCTtggagagctgccccagggattTGCAAG GCTCAGTGCAATCTACGGAGGCACCTACATGCTCAACAAGCCCATCGAGGAGATCGTCATCGAGAACGGCAAAGTGGTCGGGGTCAAGTCTGAGGGGGAG GTGGCTCGCTGCAAACAGCTCATCTGCGACCCCAGCTACGTGTCGGACCGCGTGACCAAGGTGGGCCAGGTGATCCGCGTCATCTGCATCCTCAGCCACCCCATCAAGAACACAAACGATGCCAACTCGTGCCAGATCATCATTCCACAGAACCAGGTCAACCGGAAATCAG ATATCTACGTGTGCATGATCTCCTCTGCCCACAACGTGGCGGCGCAGGGCAGTACGAGCCATCCAGCACCCCTGGGACCGCGTGACCCCGAGAAG ccaacccaaccaaacccaaccaaaccaaacccaaccaaacccaacccaaccaaaccaaaccagaccaACCAAGGCTGTTTTCCCTTGTCCAGGTTTGTGAGCATCAGTGACCTGTTTGCACCGACCGACCCGGGAACCGAGAGCCAG atcttcatctcgCGCACCTACGACGCCACCACCCACTTTGAGACGACGTGTGACGACATCAAAGATATTTATAAGAGGATGATGGGATCAGAGTTCGACTTCGAGGAGATGAAACGCAAGAAGAACGACATCTAcggggaggaggagcagcagtaa